The stretch of DNA TAAACCCTTATTTTAAAGAATTAAATATAAATTATGGAAAAATTAAAAATTTAGGATTTGGCTTTTATTTCTTTATAACAAAACCACCAGTCAAAGTTTTCGTATTTCTTTTTTCTATATTCTGCTGTTTTTATGTCAGAAGCAGGTGGCAATATTACTTTATCTCCGATAATTTCATTGTTAGGCCAATTAGCCGGCATGGCAACTTTTTCTGAATCCGCAATTTGAAATGCTTTCACCATTCTCAAAATCTCATCTATATTTCTTCCCAGCTCAGGAGGATAGTATAAAATTGCTCTAATTATTCCCTCAGGATCAACAATAAAAACACCTCTTACTGTATTTTTCCCTCTTTGGGGATGTATCATACCAAGCAATTCTGCAATTTCACCTCTTTCATCAGCAATTATTGGAAATTCTATCTCAATATTAAGTTTTTCTTTTATCCATTCAATCCACTTTATATGGGAATAAACCTGATCAAGGGAAAGACCAATGAGTTCCACATTGTTCTCTTTAAATTCTTTATACCTTTTCTGAAAAGCATAGAATTCTGTGGTACATACAGGTGTAAAATCCGCGGGATGAGAAAAAAGGATAAACCATTTTCCTTTATAATCTTTTGGTAAATTTATTTTACCATGAGTTGTTTGAACTTCTATTTCAGGTAATTTATCTCCAATCATTATTAATTTTTTCTCCATTTTTTAACCTCCTTTTTAAATTTTTTTTTAAATTTTAAATGATTACAAATATTATACAATTTCAAATACAAAATTTCAAGAAAATGTAGAATACCATAACATTTTAGACTGATAAGGATTATTAATATATGTTTTTAAAAAATAATCAAGGGGAGAAAAATTATTTAAAGATTTATGGGGTTTAAATTGAATTTTTCTGGCTCAATAAGATCTTCAGGAGTACCTACTACAAAATGTTCTTGTATATTCCTCTTTAAATCTTTCAACATAAGCATTTTCTTTATAAAATCTTTTGCATTTTCACTCGTTAAAGATTTGTAAGTATAAGCAAAACCAAACTTCGTATTTAAGAGAACTGCACAGAAAATATACCTTTGCTTTACCCGTTTTTGCATAAAAAGATATTTTTGCTTTTGGATTTGGTATTTTAATAGTAGATGCAGAAAGAGATTTTATCTTTCTTTCCTCACAAAATTTATCAAGAAGCACTTTCAGAGTATCCTGCCTCATTCTGGGACACTTCCCACT from candidate division WOR-3 bacterium encodes:
- a CDS encoding peroxiredoxin; protein product: MEKKLIMIGDKLPEIEVQTTHGKINLPKDYKGKWFILFSHPADFTPVCTTEFYAFQKRYKEFKENNVELIGLSLDQVYSHIKWIEWIKEKLNIEIEFPIIADERGEIAELLGMIHPQRGKNTVRGVFIVDPEGIIRAILYYPPELGRNIDEILRMVKAFQIADSEKVAMPANWPNNEIIGDKVILPPASDIKTAEYRKKKYENFDWWFCYKEIKAKS